One region of Sulfuriroseicoccus oceanibius genomic DNA includes:
- a CDS encoding alpha-L-fucosidase gives MSVKRALAVAVAAQMVVGGIAQADPEVSPYAGAAGWKETKQERLQWFKDAKFGMFIHWGLYAPAGGYWPPTQETGKKYPQHYSEWIRFWANVSEPEYGSLTKPLFQPDPGCTDEWAQLAKDAGMKYTVLTTKHHDGYTLFNSNAPYSLKNDITGSTNISPDGRDLVAEYAQSVRDAGLKVGFYYSLIDWQHPHALPHSRKWPIADGADHGKYVDYMHQHMVQLFSDYGRSDLMWVDYSSAQHQGSVWKTNKLLTKLHELQPQALVNNRFWNGLENSHGDFFTPEKYIPASGYPGRVFEVCHTMNESFGYSHHDTKWKSTKDVVEMLVDIVSKGGNLLLNVGPDPKGHIPDESARVLRETGQWLEVYGDAIYGTDATPFAKLSFDGRCTRKVREDGSTDLFFHLFSWPEEGKIVLPVLDNELVGARMLASGKALNVTTSDAGVVIDLPESAENAVCDVVVLRVMGEPKVNELLSLPQQQADRSVVVQAAAMKLHGTKGLRVTPASGEVPAHVSYWLRTDQSVEIAFNVTQPGQVHAGGQVTRQPGRYAVWLRYAADPRGGGEFALETVGDQKLEGELKPTGGWQKFTDLKVGEITLTDAGETSIKLKATAIAKAGFINLASLKLVPLD, from the coding sequence ATGAGCGTAAAACGAGCTTTAGCAGTCGCAGTGGCGGCGCAGATGGTAGTCGGGGGGATCGCGCAGGCGGACCCGGAAGTGAGCCCCTATGCCGGCGCGGCTGGATGGAAGGAGACCAAGCAGGAGCGGCTCCAGTGGTTCAAGGATGCCAAGTTCGGCATGTTCATCCACTGGGGGTTGTATGCTCCGGCGGGTGGGTATTGGCCGCCGACCCAAGAAACGGGGAAGAAGTATCCGCAGCACTATTCCGAGTGGATCCGCTTTTGGGCGAACGTATCGGAGCCGGAGTATGGGAGTTTGACCAAGCCGTTGTTCCAGCCTGATCCCGGATGTACGGACGAATGGGCGCAACTGGCGAAGGATGCCGGGATGAAGTACACGGTGCTGACCACCAAGCACCACGACGGTTACACGCTCTTTAACTCCAACGCGCCGTACTCGCTGAAGAACGACATTACCGGGAGTACGAACATTTCCCCCGACGGGCGCGACTTGGTTGCGGAGTATGCACAATCGGTGCGCGATGCAGGGCTCAAGGTGGGCTTTTATTATTCGTTGATCGACTGGCAACATCCTCATGCGTTGCCGCATAGCAGGAAGTGGCCAATCGCCGACGGTGCGGATCACGGCAAGTACGTCGATTACATGCATCAGCACATGGTGCAGTTGTTCTCCGACTACGGCCGCAGTGACTTGATGTGGGTGGACTACTCGAGTGCCCAGCATCAGGGGTCGGTGTGGAAGACGAACAAACTTCTGACCAAGCTGCACGAGCTGCAGCCGCAGGCGCTGGTCAACAACCGCTTCTGGAACGGTCTGGAGAATAGTCACGGTGATTTCTTCACGCCGGAAAAATACATCCCGGCGTCTGGCTATCCGGGCCGTGTGTTTGAAGTCTGCCACACGATGAATGAATCGTTTGGCTATTCGCATCACGACACCAAGTGGAAGAGCACCAAGGACGTGGTCGAGATGCTGGTGGACATCGTTTCCAAAGGGGGCAATCTGTTGCTCAACGTGGGGCCGGATCCAAAGGGCCACATCCCTGACGAGTCTGCGCGCGTGCTGCGTGAGACCGGGCAGTGGCTCGAAGTTTATGGCGATGCGATCTACGGCACCGATGCCACGCCATTCGCCAAGTTGTCGTTCGATGGGCGCTGCACGCGCAAGGTGCGTGAGGATGGATCTACGGATCTGTTTTTCCATCTGTTCAGCTGGCCGGAGGAGGGCAAGATCGTGCTGCCGGTGCTCGATAACGAGTTGGTCGGTGCGCGGATGCTGGCGAGTGGCAAGGCGTTGAACGTGACGACCTCGGATGCAGGAGTCGTGATTGATCTGCCCGAGTCCGCTGAAAATGCGGTGTGCGACGTGGTCGTGCTGCGTGTGATGGGTGAGCCGAAAGTGAATGAACTGCTGAGCTTGCCACAACAACAAGCCGATCGAAGCGTGGTCGTTCAGGCGGCGGCAATGAAGCTGCACGGCACGAAGGGACTGCGGGTGACTCCAGCCTCTGGTGAGGTGCCAGCGCACGTCAGCTACTGGCTGCGCACCGACCAGTCGGTGGAGATTGCGTTCAACGTGACCCAGCCGGGGCAGGTCCACGCGGGTGGGCAAGTGACACGCCAGCCAGGGCGCTATGCGGTGTGGCTGCGTTACGCGGCGGATCCCCGGGGAGGTGGTGAATTCGCGCTCGAGACCGTGGGGGATCAGAAGCTTGAGGGCGAACTCAAGCCGACCGGCGGTTGGCAGAAATTCACCGATCTCAAGGTGGGTGAAATCACACTGACCGATGCGGGTGAAACCTCGATCAAGCTGAAGGCCACGGCGATTGCCAAAGCTGGGTTTATCAATCTGGCATCGCTGAAGCTGGTGCCGCTCGACTGA
- a CDS encoding glycoside hydrolase family protein — protein sequence MKRLILWCALALAWGAPSWQALAAESPSAQLQPITEANHFRDPDWYQWGGSILRGEDGGYWLFYSRWPKSHGFYAWLTDSEVAVARSDSPAGPWKYQYTALKGRGGAHWDAVTAHNPKIKHFDGRYYLYYISTVGDYSDDERKKIAKTGYSHPAWSKLRNAQRTGVAVADSPAGPWKRADSPIFEPTPPLHTIVVNPAIVQRKQGDYLLMVKGDREPRRGSPRIQAVAISDSPVGPFAVQPEPAIRDFDTEDASLWYDSKLDEYRAIYHAHSHYGVITSKDGVTWKGSKHAVYHPKRFRWEDGSVFTAHRIERPFIHLGEDGEPAVFLTSYFKAGHSAILTIPFAVEEN from the coding sequence ATGAAGCGATTGATCCTCTGGTGCGCCCTCGCTCTTGCGTGGGGCGCGCCTTCCTGGCAGGCGTTGGCGGCTGAAAGCCCGTCGGCGCAACTTCAGCCGATTACCGAGGCCAACCATTTCCGCGATCCGGATTGGTATCAATGGGGAGGTTCGATCCTGCGCGGTGAGGACGGTGGTTATTGGTTGTTCTACTCCCGCTGGCCCAAGTCGCACGGGTTCTACGCCTGGCTGACCGATTCTGAAGTCGCCGTGGCGCGCTCCGATTCTCCGGCGGGACCGTGGAAGTACCAGTACACGGCTTTGAAGGGACGCGGCGGCGCCCATTGGGATGCCGTGACCGCCCACAACCCGAAGATCAAGCACTTCGATGGGAGGTATTACCTCTACTATATTTCTACCGTCGGCGACTACTCGGACGATGAACGAAAGAAGATCGCGAAGACTGGCTACTCGCATCCGGCGTGGTCGAAGTTGCGCAATGCCCAGCGCACGGGCGTGGCGGTGGCGGATTCTCCAGCGGGGCCGTGGAAACGCGCGGATTCCCCCATCTTCGAACCGACGCCCCCTCTGCACACCATCGTGGTGAACCCGGCCATCGTGCAACGTAAGCAGGGCGATTACCTGTTGATGGTCAAAGGTGACCGCGAACCTCGGCGGGGATCACCACGGATCCAGGCTGTGGCAATCTCGGATTCACCGGTGGGGCCTTTTGCGGTTCAGCCGGAGCCTGCGATCCGCGACTTTGATACCGAAGATGCGTCACTGTGGTATGACTCCAAGCTCGACGAGTACCGCGCGATCTATCACGCGCATTCCCACTACGGGGTGATCACCTCGAAGGACGGCGTCACGTGGAAGGGAAGCAAGCACGCGGTTTACCATCCGAAGCGTTTCCGGTGGGAGGATGGCTCTGTATTCACCGCGCATCGGATTGAGCGTCCGTTCATTCATCTGGGTGAAGACGGCGAGCCCGCGGTGTTTCTGACGAGCTACTTCAAAGCCGGGCACTCGGCCATTCTCACCATTCCGTTCGCGGTGGAGGAAAACTAG
- a CDS encoding PEP-CTERM sorting domain-containing protein, whose translation MKATTYLIAASLLAASAANAATIQWGSEIAPTSGNFGELLNEGLFDTSGTLVSAENLGGSETTFDGITFAAGNTTFTTGGTFDGFHQNGQLLSEHGIYGGGGAADTVSLDGLIIGKTYRIQALVYDGRGAGDIPGRTVEFDGINQGQYSYGISGVTWGNGLLVTGVFTADSTTQDFTIEAFAGSNSKGGQLNALTVFETAQAIPEPSSAALLGIGGLALIMRRRK comes from the coding sequence ATGAAAGCAACCACATACCTCATCGCAGCCTCACTTCTCGCTGCCAGTGCGGCCAACGCAGCCACCATCCAGTGGGGATCAGAGATCGCACCCACCAGCGGCAACTTCGGCGAACTCCTCAACGAAGGTCTCTTCGACACCTCCGGAACGCTTGTCTCGGCGGAAAACCTCGGCGGTTCGGAAACCACCTTTGACGGCATCACATTCGCCGCTGGCAACACCACGTTCACGACCGGAGGAACCTTCGATGGCTTCCACCAGAATGGCCAACTACTCTCAGAACACGGTATCTATGGCGGCGGAGGTGCCGCCGATACTGTCAGCCTCGACGGCCTGATCATCGGCAAAACCTACCGCATCCAAGCTCTCGTCTACGATGGCCGCGGCGCAGGTGACATTCCCGGCCGCACCGTCGAATTTGATGGTATCAATCAGGGTCAATATTCTTACGGGATCAGTGGCGTCACATGGGGCAACGGCCTGCTTGTCACCGGTGTCTTCACCGCCGACTCAACAACCCAGGACTTCACCATCGAGGCATTTGCCGGCTCGAATTCAAAAGGCGGCCAACTCAACGCCCTGACCGTCTTTGAAACCGCACAAGCCATACCGGAGCCGTCCTCCGCAGCGCTCCTCGGTATCGGTGGTCTGGCCCTGATCATGCGTCGGCGCAAGTAG
- a CDS encoding BlaI/MecI/CopY family transcriptional regulator, with protein MAKTSKKPDFENLSRREREVMYVVHQHGRVSAEMVQSDLPNEISYSGARRYLSILEEKGFLTMEKEGARYFYSPVADTTEVGLGLLKKAFGAFFNGSPVMGIANFVQREGSKMDARELAYLEKLIQDAKEQGQ; from the coding sequence ATGGCAAAGACGAGCAAAAAACCGGACTTTGAGAACCTCAGCCGCCGCGAGCGTGAGGTGATGTATGTCGTGCACCAGCATGGGCGGGTGTCCGCCGAGATGGTGCAGAGTGACCTGCCCAATGAGATCTCGTACTCTGGAGCCCGACGCTACCTCTCTATTCTTGAGGAGAAAGGCTTCCTGACGATGGAGAAAGAGGGCGCGCGCTACTTCTATTCGCCGGTGGCCGATACCACCGAGGTAGGGCTGGGATTGTTGAAGAAGGCCTTTGGTGCGTTTTTCAATGGTTCTCCTGTGATGGGGATTGCAAATTTTGTGCAGCGCGAGGGAAGTAAAATGGATGCCCGCGAGCTGGCTTACCTGGAGAAACTGATCCAGGATGCGAAAGAGCAAGGGCAGTAA